ACGAAAAAGATGAATTCGTGTATCATGATATGATTACACACGTTGCAATGGCAACAAATCCTAACATTAAGAAAGTGCTTGTTATCGGTGGTGGTGACGGTGGTACTGTTCGTGAGTTAACACGTTACGCATCTATCGAACAAATTGATATGGTAGAAATTGATGAGCGTGTTGTACGTTTATCTCAAGAATATCTTCCAATTACTGCAGGGAAACTAGAAGATCCACGTGTCACTTTATTATTTGAAGACGGTTTAGCATACGTGAAGAACAAAGAAGATGGTTACTATGATCTTATCTTAGTGGACTCTACGGATCCAATCGGTCCTGGTGAAGGTTTATTCTCACATGATTTCTACAACAACTGTTTCCGTGTATTAACAGATGACGGTATATTAATTAATCAGCATGAATCACCTTACTATCCAAGTTACGCACATGAAATGAAGCGTGCACACTCTAAAATCAAAGGTTTATTCCCGATTACACGTGTGTACCAGTTCCATATGCCGACGTATCCATCTGGTCACTGGTTATTCGGATTTGCTTCTAAGAAGTTCGATCCTTTAAAGGACGCTGACTTAGATGCCTGGAACGCGCTTGGCTTAAAAACAAAATACTATAACACTGATATTCATACTGGTGCATTCGCTCTTCCAACATTCGTTAAGGAGATGCTCGATGATGCAACCGAATAAACATGTGTATATGAGTTGCGAAGCTTCATTTGAAGAAGCAACAACAGTGATATATGGTGCACCATTTGACGGTACAGTTTCAAATCGTCCTGGTACACGCTTTGCAGCTGATGCAATCCGTTCTGAGTCCTATGGTCTTGAAACATATAGTCCATTCTTAAACAAGGATCTGGAAGATGTCCGTATTATGGATTCAGGAGACGTCGATATTACAATCGGTAACAAAGTGAAAGTATTAGAAGAACTTGAAGAAACGGCACGCACAATTTTAAATGCAGGGAAACTGCCATTTATGATTGGAGGCGAACATTTAGTAACGCTTGGCCCTATGCGTGCTGTTCTTGAAAAGTATCCGGATGCGATCCTTGTGCAGCTTGATGCTCATACAGACTTACGTGATGACTATATGGGAGAACCATTATCTCACGCGACAGTCGTACGTCGTATACATGACCTTGTCGGCGATAATAGAATTTATCAGTATGGTATTCGTTCAGGTACAAAAGAAGAGTTCGACTGGAGCGAAACACATACCGTACTTGAGAAATTCTCAATCGATACATTAAAGGATTTACCGGGCATTATCGGTAATGCACCTGTATACGTCACAATTGATCTGGATTGTTTAGATCCATCAATCTTCCCTGGTACAGGAACACCTGAACCCGGTGGATTAACGTATAAAGAACTTGAACCTGCATTTAAAGTATTCGAACAACTGAACGTTGTTGCAGCTGATATCGTAGAATTGTCACCACCATACGACCACAGTGGCGTTTCTAATGCTGTTGCAGCGAAAGTTGCACGTGAACTATTGCTTTCAATTACGAAATAAAAAAATGGAATTGAGCTTTAAGCTCAATTCCATTTTTTTATTTTTAAGAGAAAGTTGTGATAGCCTTAGCAATCCATTCAATAAAACCAGTAATTGTATTAATAATATCTACTGCCATGACGACATCCTCCTTTTGTTATAGTATTATTATCACTTTCGCTTAAGTGATACCTTTATTATAATAGCTTTATAAGAAGGGATATTACTTATTTCTTATGTTTTATACATTCATTCATTAACGTTTGATTTCTCACGTTCAACTACTGATTTCCTGCTGTATATTACACTTAGGACAAATTTTTGAACAGTTATGAACACATCTTCTTCAATATTAAATTCCATCATATAATAAATTTAAGGAGGGATGATGTGACTACGATTTCATATGAAAAACTGCAGAAGAAATTTAATTTAAGTCATCTTGAAATGCTGAAGATGCAACGTGCAGTCAATATCCTCTATAAGAATATAAGTCTCATCGTCATTGTTTATTCGATGAGCTTTCTGCTGGATGTGCTTATAGAAGCTATTATTATGCACGCAACATACTTTTGCATCCGATTAACAAGCTTCGGTGCACACTTTAAGCACTACTTCCCTTGTATGGTGTTTAGCATTGTAACCTTTGCACTCATACCGAAACTTGTATCTTTAATACACATCAACTTTCTCTTAGCTGCGCTTGTCGCATGCGTAACGATTATTTATTATGCACCCGTTGCAACTAAGAAACATCCAATCCATGCGCATCATAGAAAGAAGCTAAAGATCCAGACTTGCTTTACAGTTACTATCTTACTGATGATAAGTATCTTCATCCATCCTGACTATGCCCAGTTGATGTATGTGGGTATGATAACGCAGTCTCTTACATTATTACCATTATTTAATAAGGAGTGATTTCTATGCAATTACTATCAAATTTATTACAGTCATTTGTACAGTTCTTGATTTACCTGGGAGATATGAGTATCACTAAAAGCTGCTATTTCTATTTCAATGAGTCTGAATTAGACAAAGAATTATTTGAAAGTAAGAAATAGAGATGCATTTTGATTTTCCTTTAATAACATCTATACTTTTTATTACATTTCAATGTATTTCATTTGCGATTGCAATGCGAATACTTGAAGATGTAAAGTATGATAAACGAGATTTGTATAATCTCGTTTTCTTATTTATTCTCCCATCAATCGGTTTATTTTTTATTTTTAAGTTCTTTGCAATCATATACTTTTTATTTTATTTCATTTATCTATTTAGATATCGTAACTTTATACATAGTTTAATCAATGCCTGTTTATGTATCGTGATAGGAATATTAGCCGATCATATTACATCGCTCATTTTAATGTCGCTATTTTATCGCCCAGTATTTAATACACCTTATTTCTTTTTATATTTCATTATTTTTTTAATGCTGATGATTTTACTGTCATACTTATTCCGTATCGGCATTAAGCGTTTGAAACGCATTAACCTGCTCTATGATAAAGTGTTCTTAAGCATACTTTTAATATTTCTGGGATGTACGGTTATCGCTTTCTACACGCTTATACTTAACGACCAGCTGACACAAATTGTCGAGTATAAGAAGTTCGTGCTGTTCTTTGTAGCCTATGCATTATTCAGTGTATTCATCATCACGATTATATCCAGGTATCTTCGTAACGCATATGCCTTAAAGCAGAAGGCACAGGAGAATGAACATTATTTCAACTATACGCAGACGCTCGAGCAGGTCAATCAGGAGATGCGCAAGTTCAAGCATGACTACATCAATATATTGTCAACACTGTCCTCATATATTAATAATAAAGATATGGACGGGCTTGCAGTGTATTTCAGTGAACAGATTGTACCATTGAAAACTTCGCTTAATCACGAACTTATTCAGCTCAATGGTCTCGAGAAGTGTCACATCATTCCTTTGAAAGGTCTGGTGACAACTAAGATTATCGATACACAAAATGCCGGCATCCCTTTATCAATCGAAGTATCTGACGATATTTATGAGGAAGACGTTAAGATTGATATCATCAAGTTATCTCGAGCTGTCGGTATTATATGGGATAATGCCATTGAAGCTTCAAAAGATATCGATGACCCAAAAATTAATGCAGGGATCATTAAAAATGACAACAGCATCTTATTTATCGTAGCAAATAAATGTAATAATAATATTCCAAGTATTCATGAACTTTATCAGCCTGGATTTTCAACGAAAGGCGATAATCGTGGAATCGGATTATTAAATTTAAAAGAAATCTCTTCTATGTTTCCGAATATGTTTTTAGATACATCCATTCAAAACGGACTGTTTATTCAGAAAATCGAAATTGTTACATCACATTAGGAGGATATATGAATATCTTTATTTGTGAAGACGCACAGCAGCAGCGCGACTTTATAACGACTACAATTCGCAATTATATTATGTTCGAGCAACTGGATATGAATATTAAACTTGCAACAGACAATCCTGAAGCAATTATCGATGCCATTAAAGATAATGAGGATATCGGACTTTATTTTCTTGATATCCACCTGAATCACGAGATGAGCGGTATTATGCTCGCAAAGGAAATTAGAAAGTATGATCCACTTGGCAGTATTATATTTGTAACGAGTCATAGTGAACTGACCTATTTAACATTCGTTTATAAGGTAAGTGCACTTGACTTCATTATTAAAGATGATCCGGAAAGTATGAAAAAACGGATCATCGAATGTTTGAATGTCAGCTATGAACGTCTGCAGCACCTGTCTTCTAAAAACTATGTAGATAAATTAGAGATAAAGTCCGGAAGCCAGACATTATTTATTGATTATGATGATATTATATTCTTTGAATCTTCACCTAACCCTCATCGCATTATATTGCATCTGAACAACCGAGTCATCGAGTTTTATGGCTCATTGAAAGATTACGAAACCATTGATGAAAGATTCTTCAGATGCCATCATAGTTACATTATCAATAAGGATCATATTACGTCTGTGAATAAAAAGGAACGCATCGTCCATTTTACATCTGGAGATCATTGCTATATTTCTATTCGAAACTTAAAGAAATTATAAAAGTATGCATGCATACTTTTATTTTTTTGTTGAAAAATAGAACGTATGTTCGTATAATGAAAGAAAAGTTTGAAAGTAGTGATAAAAATGATTCATCCGATATATGGTGAAACAGATTACCGTAAAATCGATCCTGCACAACTGAACAGAAATATCCCGAAAGGACGTGGCATGATTAAGTGGGCACCCTTTGCGACGATGCCAGAACAATTTCTTGATGTTAAACGTCAGATTGATGCACAAACGAAGATTGAACGTCCAGAACTATCAGAAGACCGCTTACAGGAAATTAATGAGACGCTGCATATCGCACTCAGTAAGCATCAGCCCGTTTATATTGATTACTACATCGATGGTACAATCCAGCGTACAATGATGCATGTCGAGAAGATTGATCAGTGGGCTGCCATTATTATCGGCACGACGGTAAACGAGGGGCATACGTATTTTGTGTCATTTTTAGATATTGTAAATCTTGAGGTTATTACAGAAACGATTTAACAATTAATATCCAGAATTTGCATAATAATGACGATAAACGTACGTATTTATTACAATTTATTAAAGCTCAGACAAGTATTGTTAACTGAAGCTAAACGAATGATAAGATTCGGTAATTCATCACAGCAGATGAGAAACACGTGGCATAATATAAGCAAATCTACTAAAGGAGTTTATCATGCGAACAACTATAATACTGTTATTGCTGCTGTTCATTCCATTGCCACTACATGCAAACGAGCTGCCCCCTACAATACTGTACTTTGAAAACGAACATGCTGAGCCACTGAAGTATCACTTTACAGTAAATGATGAACTCTACTACGAAACAGACGACGATGGTTATTATATATTCAACAATACAGTCAACCAGATTGAAGTGGATGGACAGGTCATCCCTATTAAAGTAGGACATAAGCATATCATTCATGTAGAAGAGCCGGTAGATGATGCTCTTGAAGAAGTCCCGCACCCACATGACGAGACAGATCAACTTTCAACAACCGTCAAAGTATTCACACCTGCATTTACCCCATCTGAAGCTGTCCATGTATATCTTAACGAAGGACAGACACGTATCGCGACAAGTGAAGCACAAGACGGTGTCGCTCATTTCGATAACTTAAAGCGTGACACAGTCTATACAGCGACGACCGATGAAGCAGTAGAACCGATTCGTATCAAGCAGGGCGAAACACGTCGTATTACAGTAAATACAGACGACCCAGCCCCGAAAGTAAGAGCAGCACGTGTAATGCCACAAAGAGCACCTGAGAAACAGAAGCTCAATGTTAAATTGAATAATGAACCCGATGAAGAAGAATCGAATGATGAACCATTAAACGAAGCGGAACAATCAAAGAAAGAGAAAGAAAAGCAGAAGAAGTATACGTATACGAAACGCACAATCCCCTTACAGGAAGACAACGATAAAGCACAACAGGAAGTAATGCCACAGATTCCAGTGACACCTATAGAAGATAACCAAAAGAACTCATATAATAGAGCACCACAATATGATACAGCACCACAATATGAATCACCCATTCAAAAAGCTCAAGATAAAGAAGAAACAGCGGCTCCAGAAACGACATATACGCCTCCTCAAGACTATGCTGAGCTCGAATATAAAGAAAAACAGGCAGTAGATAAAACACTGCCCGATACAGGAGATGCATCTACCAATCCGCTATTACTGTCTGTACTGTTTACCGTGTACGGCGGCTGCATCCTTTATATTAGCCGATTAATTTAAATCATCATATAAATGACTTTGTCACAGCGATGACTACTTTACTAGCAGCATCCCACTTTCTACAATGAAGTCATGTCCAAAAGGTGTTATGCCTTGCATCCCTTCAAATATAAACATACCACCACTGTTAATCATGCTTTGAGAAGCAAGTGTCGACATAACGTATGTACGATGCGCCTTTATATCAGTGACACGATGTAACCTGCGCATAATCTGCTCGAATCCTTCTGTAGAGCCTAATGCTACAAATGCGTCAGGATTGTGCCGTTCAATCCTTCTTATGTATTTATTAAATGACTTAGAGTGTTCATTCCAGTCCACAACAGCGAGTACTTGTCCTCCATCACTAAACGGTCCGCCGTACGCTTCCCATAATGCTTTAAACTGATACGCTGTATGAATATAAGCATCATGCCTGCTACACCCGATTACAATATCATGGATAGCAGGTTTATTCTGTTTCATCAGAGCAATCAATGTAAGCATCTCGGATTCTAATCTCGGATCAATGTCTAAAACATGCTGAACTGTATTCAAATAAGCACCTCGTCCATTAATTTAGTCAAAAAGAAAAGAACTCAAAAAATTGAGTTCTACGCGTTTTCTGATTCAATTTGTGCAACGATTTCTTTCGTACGACGTTCGATATCTTCAAAATCCTTCTTAAAGCTGATGAAAAATAATGCAGCACCTGCTGTTAAAATAACGCTTAATACTAAAGCAAAGATAAATACTGCTTTAAATAATCCCTTGATCAATTCCATCCGTATTCACTCCTAAGTTTACTTTTGTCTCTAGTTTATCATAAATAATTTCATCATAAAAATATTTGACATTAACTATTTCAAATTAAATCGATTATATATATAATAAAGCAAATACATTTAAAGGGTGAACGGAATGGCTCATGTACATTTACTTGCTGCCTGGCAGCATAATGACATCGATAAAATAAAACAGCTTGTATCAAAACGTGTACATGTTTTCTTTACTAAAGAAAACGGTTCAACAATTGAAAAGGATTATGAAACACTGATCACCTCAATAAAGCAAGCAATCGATGTCGCAATAAAAAATGACTGGGAATGGCAGTTTGACGTAATCCATAAAACGGAACGTGGTTCAGAGAACATTGTCGTCCTAAAAATATCGATAAGTAGTGGTGACTTTGAATCATCAGATACAGCAGGATTATGTGTATTGACGTTTGACGATGATGGTGATTCAAGAAGACTTGTTCGAGCATATATCGAGGATAATGTAACAAACAATTAAGAAAGCTGGGAAATGATGCAACAAGTTAAAAGTGTGATCACAGAGTTTAAAGGCAACCATTATGACTTTGGACGCCATCAGGCAGAATGGCTGAAGACGACACTTATGATGGAAAATAGAGCTAGAGAATGGCGTTTACGTCGCCCAAGATTTGATATTAATATCGAAGAATCAATGAATGCATTCATGAAGTACGCGCCCGGTATATGGGAAGAACTCATTGGATTACAAGACGGACTGCACATGGATATGACACAAGTACTGCTCAATTTCGGCCATTACAGAGTGTATGCGAAGCCGAGTGGATGCAGCGTATTTACAACAGAAGATTATATGGTAAGAAACTATGACTACCACCCCGCAACCTATGACGGGAGATTTACGTTCTATCAACCAAGTGATGTCGGCTATGCCACGATGGCGCCTGTTTCGCGAATTACAGGACGCATGGACGGGATGAATGAGCATGGCCTCGTAATGGGCTATAACTTTATGCACCGTAAAGCGCCGGGAGATGGCTTCGTCTGCTATATGATCGGACGTATGATACTAGAATATTGTAAAGACGTTGAAGAAGCAGTCGATTTCTTGCAGGAAATTCCCCATCGTTCAAGCTTCAGCTACATATTGCTGGATAAATCAGGTGTTACCAAGATCGTAGAAGCAACACCGAGAGAAAAGACGGTACGTAACCACCATTACTGCACAAATCATTTCGAAGTGCTTACCCATGAGAATAGACGTGTCCTCGATGATTCCAAAATGCGTATGCAGCACTTGAAACAACTTAATTCGCACATCGATGCACGCACTGCCTTTCGCATAATGAATGATCCAGACGAAGGCATATTCAGCAACCTCTATTCCAGCTGGAGCGGTACGATTCATACGAGCTGTTATCATC
Above is a window of Macrococcoides canis DNA encoding:
- a CDS encoding LytR/AlgR family response regulator transcription factor, coding for MNIFICEDAQQQRDFITTTIRNYIMFEQLDMNIKLATDNPEAIIDAIKDNEDIGLYFLDIHLNHEMSGIMLAKEIRKYDPLGSIIFVTSHSELTYLTFVYKVSALDFIIKDDPESMKKRIIECLNVSYERLQHLSSKNYVDKLEIKSGSQTLFIDYDDIIFFESSPNPHRIILHLNNRVIEFYGSLKDYETIDERFFRCHHSYIINKDHITSVNKKERIVHFTSGDHCYISIRNLKKL
- a CDS encoding sensor histidine kinase, with the protein product MKRINLLYDKVFLSILLIFLGCTVIAFYTLILNDQLTQIVEYKKFVLFFVAYALFSVFIITIISRYLRNAYALKQKAQENEHYFNYTQTLEQVNQEMRKFKHDYINILSTLSSYINNKDMDGLAVYFSEQIVPLKTSLNHELIQLNGLEKCHIIPLKGLVTTKIIDTQNAGIPLSIEVSDDIYEEDVKIDIIKLSRAVGIIWDNAIEASKDIDDPKINAGIIKNDNSILFIVANKCNNNIPSIHELYQPGFSTKGDNRGIGLLNLKEISSMFPNMFLDTSIQNGLFIQKIEIVTSH
- a CDS encoding type 1 periplasmic-binding domain-containing protein, yielding MNTVQHVLDIDPRLESEMLTLIALMKQNKPAIHDIVIGCSRHDAYIHTAYQFKALWEAYGGPFSDGGQVLAVVDWNEHSKSFNKYIRRIERHNPDAFVALGSTEGFEQIMRRLHRVTDIKAHRTYVMSTLASQSMINSGGMFIFEGMQGITPFGHDFIVESGMLLVK
- the speE gene encoding polyamine aminopropyltransferase, with translation MLDLWYTENHTDNVKFSIKTTEHILTEKTPFQQIDFFKSEEFGTFFTLDGLMMVNEKDEFVYHDMITHVAMATNPNIKKVLVIGGGDGGTVRELTRYASIEQIDMVEIDERVVRLSQEYLPITAGKLEDPRVTLLFEDGLAYVKNKEDGYYDLILVDSTDPIGPGEGLFSHDFYNNCFRVLTDDGILINQHESPYYPSYAHEMKRAHSKIKGLFPITRVYQFHMPTYPSGHWLFGFASKKFDPLKDADLDAWNALGLKTKYYNTDIHTGAFALPTFVKEMLDDATE
- a CDS encoding C45 family autoproteolytic acyltransferase/hydolase, yielding MQQVKSVITEFKGNHYDFGRHQAEWLKTTLMMENRAREWRLRRPRFDINIEESMNAFMKYAPGIWEELIGLQDGLHMDMTQVLLNFGHYRVYAKPSGCSVFTTEDYMVRNYDYHPATYDGRFTFYQPSDVGYATMAPVSRITGRMDGMNEHGLVMGYNFMHRKAPGDGFVCYMIGRMILEYCKDVEEAVDFLQEIPHRSSFSYILLDKSGVTKIVEATPREKTVRNHHYCTNHFEVLTHENRRVLDDSKMRMQHLKQLNSHIDARTAFRIMNDPDEGIFSNLYSSWSGTIHTSCYHPKDMTCDITLGSNGTPVTLNLQDWLDGKPLPHYKITGQIDTHLTFASE
- a CDS encoding accessory gene regulator B family protein — translated: MTTISYEKLQKKFNLSHLEMLKMQRAVNILYKNISLIVIVYSMSFLLDVLIEAIIMHATYFCIRLTSFGAHFKHYFPCMVFSIVTFALIPKLVSLIHINFLLAALVACVTIIYYAPVATKKHPIHAHHRKKLKIQTCFTVTILLMISIFIHPDYAQLMYVGMITQSLTLLPLFNKE
- the speB gene encoding agmatinase yields the protein MMQPNKHVYMSCEASFEEATTVIYGAPFDGTVSNRPGTRFAADAIRSESYGLETYSPFLNKDLEDVRIMDSGDVDITIGNKVKVLEELEETARTILNAGKLPFMIGGEHLVTLGPMRAVLEKYPDAILVQLDAHTDLRDDYMGEPLSHATVVRRIHDLVGDNRIYQYGIRSGTKEEFDWSETHTVLEKFSIDTLKDLPGIIGNAPVYVTIDLDCLDPSIFPGTGTPEPGGLTYKELEPAFKVFEQLNVVAADIVELSPPYDHSGVSNAVAAKVARELLLSITK
- a CDS encoding YolD-like family protein, with product MIKMIHPIYGETDYRKIDPAQLNRNIPKGRGMIKWAPFATMPEQFLDVKRQIDAQTKIERPELSEDRLQEINETLHIALSKHQPVYIDYYIDGTIQRTMMHVEKIDQWAAIIIGTTVNEGHTYFVSFLDIVNLEVITETI